One Edaphobacter lichenicola DNA window includes the following coding sequences:
- a CDS encoding ArnT family glycosyltransferase, which yields MQLNSPATRDSSFQRAFQIAVVFALVKLSIQVGANLMAQHLGYGYERDELYYLICGRFLDWGYVDQPPLVALQARVVTAVFGSSLVEVRMLSAMAGAVKVLLTGLLAWSLGGRRTAQTLAMIAVLVAPEYLGIDGYLSMNSVESILWMGCLLSVILVARGQDQRWWLAAGVLGGLGLQNKHSTAFFLAALLFGLAATKQRRILLSRWFAIAMALMVLIALPNLIWESRHHWATFVLLNNIAHSSKNVVYGPISFLHHQMQMMNPLTVLMWVPGLIWLLFAQGSKRWRFVGVTYLVFLVVMMFLHSKDYYVAPIYPVLFSAGGLVWESWTRSRYWVACTYSLILVVTGVLLAPMSLPILPPTDFVRYMHMLHFKPSSTENLVIGPLPSFTADMFGWPELTAEVARVYGALGPGDQAKTGIFCQNYGEASAINYLGAQYGLPFAISGHQNYYLWGTHGYTGELMIVVGKPETELKEMFFSVKAVGYVNHPYAMPFEHVTIYLCRGARVPLSRLWQQQRLWM from the coding sequence ATGCAGTTGAACTCGCCTGCGACGCGCGATTCCAGCTTCCAGCGCGCCTTCCAAATTGCAGTAGTGTTTGCGCTGGTGAAGTTGTCGATACAGGTTGGAGCCAATCTGATGGCACAGCACCTCGGATATGGCTATGAACGCGATGAACTCTATTACCTCATCTGCGGACGCTTTCTCGACTGGGGTTACGTCGATCAGCCCCCGCTAGTCGCCCTGCAGGCACGAGTTGTGACGGCGGTATTTGGAAGTTCACTTGTTGAGGTCCGAATGCTCTCCGCAATGGCGGGGGCGGTCAAAGTACTGCTCACAGGTCTTCTCGCATGGTCCCTAGGTGGAAGGCGGACAGCCCAGACACTTGCAATGATCGCCGTGCTTGTCGCGCCTGAATACCTCGGTATCGACGGCTATCTTTCAATGAATTCGGTTGAGTCCATCTTGTGGATGGGCTGTCTGTTGTCAGTGATCCTCGTTGCTCGTGGTCAAGACCAACGCTGGTGGCTAGCGGCGGGCGTGCTGGGCGGTCTGGGTCTCCAGAACAAACATTCGACCGCATTCTTTCTGGCGGCCCTGCTCTTTGGGTTAGCGGCCACGAAGCAGCGGCGTATCCTGTTGAGCCGCTGGTTTGCCATTGCTATGGCGCTGATGGTCCTTATTGCGCTGCCGAACCTGATATGGGAATCGAGGCACCATTGGGCCACCTTCGTGTTGCTGAATAACATCGCGCACAGCAGCAAGAACGTAGTCTACGGCCCAATATCGTTCTTGCATCACCAGATGCAGATGATGAACCCGCTCACGGTTCTGATGTGGGTGCCAGGGCTGATTTGGCTGCTGTTCGCGCAGGGTAGCAAGAGATGGCGTTTTGTCGGAGTTACTTATCTGGTGTTTCTGGTAGTGATGATGTTTCTTCACTCCAAGGACTACTATGTTGCTCCGATCTATCCAGTGCTTTTTTCGGCGGGTGGCCTTGTCTGGGAATCGTGGACACGGAGCCGGTACTGGGTGGCATGCACGTATTCTTTAATTCTTGTTGTTACTGGCGTGCTCCTCGCTCCTATGTCATTGCCGATCCTTCCTCCGACAGACTTCGTCCGTTACATGCATATGCTGCATTTCAAGCCTTCGAGCACTGAAAATCTTGTAATAGGGCCACTTCCATCTTTTACCGCTGACATGTTCGGTTGGCCGGAACTTACAGCGGAGGTGGCGCGCGTCTATGGCGCACTGGGGCCAGGAGATCAGGCGAAGACTGGCATATTCTGTCAGAACTATGGCGAGGCAAGCGCTATCAATTATCTTGGCGCACAATATGGTTTGCCTTTTGCGATAAGCGGCCATCAGAACTATTATCTTTGGGGAACTCATGGGTATACAGGTGAGTTGATGATAGTAGTTGGGAAGCCCGAAACCGAATTGAAAGAGATGTTTTTTTCGGTGAAGGCAGTGGGGTACGTGAACCACCCCTATGCGATGCCATTCGAGCATGTGACAATTTATCTTTGTCGCGGTGCGAGAGTTCCGCTTAGTCGCCTATGGCAACAGCAACGGCTTTGGATGTAA
- a CDS encoding HAD family hydrolase produces MITLNSRIADPGNISPKRGMSLKALPSPSSPVGTTYNQSVNSPTRIERRPANQTLLIDADDTLWENNIYFERAITSFISYLDHRIHTADEVRSHLIRVEHDTIRTHGYGLHSFRRSLAACFEQLSDAPMTDEKHRRIESFAQSIAEQEIELLPNVASTLSELATRHRLILVTKGDHDEQTDKLHRSGLAPHFTAVEVLSEKHHQAYESLVSHHACDSCSTWMIGNSPRSDVNPALSAGLNAIFIPHDFTWVLEHEAVHQPPAGRQLLELASFAELTQHF; encoded by the coding sequence GTGATCACCCTCAACTCTCGCATAGCCGACCCAGGGAATATATCCCCCAAGCGTGGCATGTCGCTCAAGGCTCTACCCTCTCCATCAAGCCCCGTCGGCACGACCTATAATCAGTCTGTGAACTCCCCTACTCGAATAGAACGTCGCCCAGCCAACCAGACCCTCCTGATCGACGCCGACGACACGCTCTGGGAGAACAACATCTACTTCGAGCGGGCCATCACCAGCTTCATCTCCTACCTCGATCACCGCATCCACACCGCCGACGAGGTCCGCAGTCATCTCATCCGAGTCGAGCACGACACCATCCGCACCCATGGCTACGGACTTCACAGCTTCCGCCGATCGCTGGCCGCCTGCTTCGAGCAACTCAGCGACGCCCCCATGACAGACGAAAAGCACCGTCGCATCGAAAGCTTCGCCCAGTCCATCGCCGAGCAGGAGATCGAACTCCTCCCCAACGTTGCCTCCACGCTCAGCGAACTCGCCACGCGCCACCGCCTCATCCTGGTGACAAAGGGAGACCACGACGAGCAAACCGACAAGCTGCATCGCTCCGGTCTCGCTCCTCACTTCACTGCCGTCGAGGTGCTGTCTGAAAAACACCACCAGGCCTACGAATCCCTCGTCTCCCACCACGCCTGCGACTCATGTAGCACCTGGATGATCGGCAACAGCCCACGCTCGGACGTCAATCCCGCGCTCTCCGCCGGCCTGAACGCCATCTTCATCCCGCACGACTTCACCTGGGTGCTGGAGCACGAGGCCGTCCACCAGCCCCCAGCCGGCCGGCAGTTGCTCGAGCTAGCCAGCTTCGCCGAACTCACACAGCACTTCTAG
- a CDS encoding serine/threonine-protein kinase encodes MIPEAGQRFGPYEILGRLGGGGMGLVFRAWDERLHREVAVKLLHESYKMPGMRERFLQEARAASALNHPNICTVFDIGEQKGTPYLVMELLEGETVKSRIERGALSPEEIVRYALEISDALAAAHTKGIVHRDIKPANIFLVKLPNGKSQAKVLDFGLAKIGLEVRGGWESRTLDMTLSGATVGTVAYMSPEQARGESLDTRSDMFSLGVVLYEMATRRVPFEGTTSALMFVQLLSHTPDSVRNWNESIPRDLERVILKLMAKSRGERFQTTQELQEALTRVGGKLGRGGWRHKGTLSAVPLVRAYDPVALHKGPKRKSDPGKSDTPGGRLPVAQTRGASNGNKRTRPARRPEREHGSDVDGSRSAQASALAFESTDAPWQSRFEYGVAVQGASSQDPVVPHVDYGAPAAAKTLSYEDGSIRSRGGWAAVEEERDDDVHHEAEDWVGSEEDSSAELVAEQGKNLRVRMVVAVTIILGVATAASLTMGMSLFRPMVLKPSDRLLLTLIQNKTGDKTLDGTVMQGLEIALRQSRTLNVLGGEAYHAGLVQIEPENTGANMTVPVWSVAQKIGARAYLYGEINGINGSEAPYTISVDVLRTDSNDKVASLDETAGSREEIPAAIGRLALAVRREVSADSKADLRRKIPFADEASGSLEALHAYFAGATAEQSGRVTDALRAYQEAVRFDPKFVQAQMRLAWLYREEKAEVASANAASFARDGAVHSSEAVKLLAKFCFEMNASGDLVQATRTIREYVLRYPLSVDGRKQLALGLRVQRLFPEALQAAQQGYEANPFDAEAYVEAERDLIGMDRYGSVLELESQAGHVGVASSTNVLTAAYLDGREDLVAEQEKELQAALVEPTMGNRTQVTYADLNDYGLYLDNTGKKSTALDLWRSAAAKAGDEVELSGTQAYLLAQGALDHALAESCPVALAMVEEGKGLPKGPVASFNAGMAAALCGDQPYAIKTALILQQYFPRNTAVARNYAPELKAAAAIGINEPGKAIPNLDASGQYDQTLFAAYLRGMAHTALSQTPQAILDFQAVLARRGEASMQEGDLYPMAEMSVARNYKNSRTQPERAEAYRSLKYGKKESKGLL; translated from the coding sequence ATGATTCCTGAGGCTGGCCAGAGGTTCGGTCCGTACGAGATCCTAGGCAGACTGGGCGGCGGAGGCATGGGACTGGTCTTTCGCGCCTGGGACGAGCGTCTGCATCGCGAGGTTGCGGTAAAGCTTCTGCATGAGAGCTACAAGATGCCCGGAATGCGAGAGCGTTTCCTGCAGGAGGCACGGGCAGCGTCCGCACTGAATCACCCAAATATCTGTACGGTGTTCGACATCGGCGAACAGAAGGGCACTCCTTATCTGGTGATGGAGTTGCTGGAGGGTGAGACGGTAAAGTCTCGAATCGAACGCGGTGCGCTTTCGCCAGAAGAGATTGTTCGCTATGCGCTGGAGATATCAGACGCGCTGGCTGCGGCACACACCAAAGGAATTGTGCATCGCGATATCAAGCCGGCAAATATCTTTCTGGTGAAGTTGCCGAATGGAAAGAGCCAGGCGAAGGTGCTGGACTTCGGACTGGCGAAGATCGGGCTCGAAGTGCGCGGCGGGTGGGAGTCGCGGACGCTGGATATGACGCTGTCGGGGGCGACGGTTGGGACGGTGGCGTATATGTCGCCGGAGCAGGCGCGGGGCGAGTCGCTGGACACGCGGTCGGACATGTTCTCGCTGGGTGTGGTGTTGTATGAGATGGCGACGCGGCGTGTGCCGTTTGAAGGGACGACGAGCGCGCTGATGTTTGTGCAGCTTCTCAGTCACACGCCGGACTCGGTGCGCAACTGGAATGAGTCGATTCCGCGTGACCTGGAGCGGGTCATTCTGAAGCTGATGGCAAAGAGTCGGGGTGAGCGATTCCAGACGACGCAGGAGTTGCAGGAGGCCTTGACCAGAGTTGGTGGGAAGCTGGGTCGAGGCGGATGGCGACATAAGGGGACTTTGTCAGCGGTTCCGCTGGTTCGCGCCTATGATCCGGTGGCTTTGCATAAGGGACCGAAACGCAAGTCTGATCCAGGCAAGAGCGATACGCCGGGTGGGCGGCTCCCGGTAGCGCAGACGAGGGGGGCGAGCAATGGCAACAAACGGACACGCCCCGCGCGCAGACCGGAGCGAGAGCATGGAAGTGATGTGGATGGCTCGCGTTCCGCGCAGGCGAGCGCTCTGGCTTTTGAGAGTACGGATGCGCCGTGGCAATCGCGCTTTGAATACGGCGTGGCCGTGCAAGGCGCTTCCTCTCAAGACCCCGTTGTCCCGCATGTTGATTATGGTGCGCCGGCAGCAGCGAAGACACTCTCTTATGAAGATGGCTCGATAAGGTCGCGAGGCGGATGGGCTGCTGTCGAAGAAGAACGCGACGACGATGTCCACCATGAAGCAGAAGATTGGGTGGGCTCTGAAGAAGACTCGTCGGCAGAGTTGGTGGCCGAGCAGGGGAAGAACCTCCGGGTGCGGATGGTAGTCGCAGTGACGATAATTCTCGGCGTCGCGACGGCAGCCTCTCTTACGATGGGCATGAGCCTCTTTCGGCCGATGGTGCTGAAGCCGAGTGATCGTCTACTGCTGACTCTTATCCAAAACAAAACCGGGGACAAGACGCTGGATGGAACGGTGATGCAGGGACTTGAGATTGCATTGCGTCAATCGCGGACTTTGAATGTACTGGGTGGTGAGGCGTATCACGCGGGCTTAGTGCAGATCGAGCCGGAGAACACAGGCGCGAACATGACGGTGCCGGTGTGGAGCGTCGCGCAGAAGATTGGTGCACGAGCCTATTTGTATGGCGAGATCAATGGAATTAATGGATCCGAGGCGCCCTACACGATTAGTGTCGACGTGTTGAGGACGGACTCGAATGACAAGGTGGCGAGCCTCGATGAGACTGCCGGAAGCAGGGAAGAGATTCCAGCGGCGATCGGACGACTGGCGCTGGCCGTGCGGAGAGAGGTCAGCGCCGACAGTAAAGCCGACCTGAGAAGAAAGATTCCATTTGCCGATGAGGCATCGGGAAGCCTGGAGGCGTTGCACGCTTACTTCGCGGGTGCGACGGCGGAGCAGAGTGGGCGAGTCACCGATGCGTTGAGGGCGTATCAGGAGGCTGTCCGTTTCGACCCGAAGTTTGTTCAGGCGCAGATGCGTCTAGCGTGGCTTTATCGCGAAGAGAAAGCTGAAGTGGCCTCCGCGAATGCTGCCAGTTTCGCACGCGATGGTGCCGTGCACTCGAGCGAGGCGGTGAAGTTGCTGGCGAAGTTCTGCTTCGAGATGAATGCGAGCGGGGATCTGGTTCAGGCTACCAGGACGATTCGTGAGTATGTGTTGCGGTATCCGCTCAGCGTTGACGGGCGAAAGCAGCTGGCGCTGGGGTTGCGAGTGCAACGGCTCTTCCCGGAGGCTTTGCAGGCGGCGCAGCAGGGCTATGAGGCGAATCCGTTCGATGCAGAGGCTTATGTCGAGGCAGAACGTGACCTGATTGGGATGGATCGGTACGGGAGCGTTCTTGAATTGGAATCACAGGCTGGTCACGTTGGCGTTGCGAGTAGCACTAACGTTCTGACCGCGGCATACCTGGACGGGAGGGAAGATCTTGTGGCCGAGCAAGAAAAAGAACTGCAGGCTGCGCTCGTAGAACCAACGATGGGCAATCGCACGCAGGTGACTTACGCGGACTTGAATGACTACGGTCTTTATCTGGATAACACAGGAAAGAAGAGCACGGCTCTGGACCTGTGGCGGAGTGCGGCTGCGAAAGCCGGCGACGAGGTTGAGCTATCTGGCACTCAGGCGTATTTGTTGGCGCAGGGTGCGCTTGATCACGCTCTTGCGGAGAGTTGCCCTGTCGCGCTCGCGATGGTTGAGGAAGGGAAGGGCTTGCCGAAGGGGCCAGTTGCAAGCTTCAACGCGGGAATGGCAGCGGCTCTTTGTGGAGATCAACCGTATGCGATAAAGACCGCTCTTATTCTGCAACAGTATTTTCCGAGAAATACTGCAGTGGCCCGGAACTACGCACCGGAGTTGAAGGCTGCAGCGGCAATTGGCATCAATGAACCGGGGAAGGCTATCCCAAATCTGGATGCTTCCGGGCAGTACGACCAGACGTTGTTCGCGGCGTATCTGCGCGGCATGGCGCATACCGCATTGAGTCAGACGCCTCAGGCCATCCTCGATTTCCAGGCAGTGTTGGCGCGGCGCGGCGAAGCGTCGATGCAGGAAGGAGATCTATATCCGATGGCAGAAATGAGCGTAGCGCGGAACTACAAGAATAGCCGCACTCAGCCAGAGAGAGCCGAGGCTTATCGATCTTTGAAGTACGGAAAGAAGGAGTCCAAAGGCTTGCTCTAA